Within Pseudomonadota bacterium, the genomic segment GGGAATCGCTGTCCAACCATGACGGGTTCAATCACGCTTGAGGCGGTGGTCGGGGGCGACGGACTGCACGCCTGTATTGGCGCGGCGTCGATATTGGCCAAAGTGCATCGCGATCAGCAAATGCTCAAACTCGATCGCGATTTCCCCGAGTATGGTTTTGCGCGTCACAAAGGGTATCCGACGGCTCAGCATCGTGAGGCGCTGCGCGCGTGGGGTCCGACAGTTCATCACCGCAAGAGCTATCGCCCAGTTCGGGAGGCCATCGAACGTGCCGCTTTGCATCGAGTTGAGGAAATCGTTCGTGATTGAGTTTGTGCATTTGCGCGTTCACAGCGAGTACTCGCTGGTCGATAGTGTTGTGCGCATCAAGCCTCTTATGCAGGCGCTTTCGGCGCGCGGCATGCCGGCGGTGGCGATCACGGATGAAAGTAATCTGTTTGCCCTGGTGAAAGCCTATCGAGCTGCCGCGAATGCGGGCATCAAGATGATTCTCGGCGCGGACATCTGGGTCGTATCCGATCACGAAGATGCGCAGGCGTTTCGTATGACGCTGCTTTGCCAGAATGCGGCGGGCTATACGCGCTTATCCGAGTTAATGTCCAAGGCGTATCTTCAGGGCCAGTTTCGCGGCAAACCGCGAGTGCGGCGCGAGTGGCTAACCCCGGCATCCTGCGATGGGCTGATTGCGCTGTCGGGCGGGTATCAGGGCGAGTTGGCCCAAAGCGTGGGCGACGCGTCGGATTTCGACCGACGCGCTGCTGGGTTTGAGACCCTTTTCCCGGGGCGGTTTTACGTTGAGGTCAGCCGCACCGGTGCGCCCGAAGAGGAAGACTATTTGCACAAGGTGGTGCCGCTGGCCGCTGCACGCTCGTTGCCGCTGGTCGCGACCAACAGCGTACGGTTTATTGATCAAGACGATTTCGAAGCGCACGAAGCGCGCGTGTGTATTCACGAAGGGTACACACTCGACGACGAACGACGACCGCGTCAGACCACCGAGGCGCAGTATCTACGCAGCCCTGGGGAGATGGCCGCGCTGTTCGACGATTTGCCGGAGGCCTTGGCCAATACGGTTGAGATTGCTCGGCGATGCAACCTTGAATTGACGCTCGGTAAGAGTGTGCTGCCGGACTTTCCGGTGCCTGCCGGCGAGACGATCGAATCCCATCTGCGCAACGAGTCATTCAACGGGCTCACGCAGCGAATTGGTGACCATCCACCGATCGCGCTCGAACAGTATCACCAGCGATTAGACGTCGAGCTTGAAGTTATCAACAACATGGGTTTTCCCGGTTACTTCCTAATCGTCGCCGACTTCACACGCTGGTCTAGAGAGAATGATGTGCCCGTCGGCCCCGGGCGTGGTTCGGGTGCCGGTTCGCTTGTCGCGTTTTGTCTGGGCATTACCGATTTAGATCCATTGGAACACGATTTGCTGTTTGAACGATTTCTGAATCCCGAACGTGTTTCCATGCCCGATTTTGATATCGATTTTTGCATGGACGGTCGCGATCGGGTGATCGACTACGTGGCGACGCGCTACGGTCGGGATCATGTGGCGCAAATCATCACGTACGGCACGATGGCGGCTCGGGCGGTAGTGCGCGATGTGGGACGAGTGCTCGGTTACGGCTATAACTTTGTCGATCGCATTGCCAAGCTCATCCCATTTGAGATCGGGATGACGCTAGACGCCGCGCTCAAACAGGATGCAGAGCTCAAGAAGCTTTATGCCGAAGACAGTGAGGTGACGACGCTCATCGACCTGGCGCGACGCCTGGAGGGGCTTGCTCGTAATGCGGGCAAACACGCGGGCGGTGTGGTCATCGCGCCCTCACCGCTGACCGACTTTACCCCACTCTATTGCGAGGAGGGCGGCGCTAACGTTGTCACTCAACTCGACAAGGATGATGTCGAGGCAGCCGGCCTGGTGAAATTCGATTTTCTCGGTTTGCGCACATTGACCATTCTGGACTGGGCAACTAAAACGATTAACGGGCTGCGTGAGAAGAGTGGCGAGAAACCGCTCGATATGAACACGATCCCCATGGACGATCCGGCTACGTTTGACTTACTCAAACGATGTGCCACGACGGCGGTGTTCCAATTGGAATCGCACGGCATGAAAGACCTCATTAAGCGTCTGCAGCCCGACCGTTTTGATGACATTGTGGCGCTGGTGGCGTTGTTCCGACCGGGACCGCTACAGTCGGGCATGGTCGACGATTTCATCAAGCGTAAACATGGCGAAGAAGAGGTCGTCTATCCCCACCCTAAGCTGCGCACGATTCTCGAGCCGACCTATGGGGTGATTCTTTATCAAGAGCAGGTGATGCAGATTGCGCAAGTGCTGGCCAACTATTCGTTGGGCGGTGCCGATATTTTGCGTCGTGCGATGGGCAAGAAAAAACCCGAGGAGATGGCTAAGCAACGCGAGGTCTTCACACAAGGAGCAGTCGAACAAGGCGTGGAGCTTAAAACCGCCACGTACATTTTTGACCTCATGGAGAAATTCGCCGGCTACGGGTTTAACAAATCGCATTCGGCAGCCTATGCGTTGTTGTCGTATCAAACCGCGTGGCAAAAGGCGCATTACCCGGCGGCCTTTATGGCGGCCGTGCTGTCTTCAGATTTAGATAACACAGACAAGATTCTCACCCTTATCGAAGATTGTCGGGATATGCAACTTGAGGTGCTTGTGCCGAATATCAATCAAGGCCGCTATCAGTTTACGGTGGCCGGAGATAACCGTATCCACTATGGCTTGGGCGGTATTAAGGGGGTTGGCAAGGCGGCTGTTGTATCGATGCTCGATGTGCGCGATGCGGAAGGGCCGTTTACGTCCCTCGACGACCTCTGTCAGCGCATTGATTTATCCAGCGTGAACAAGCGCGTGCTCGAAGCGCTGATTAAGTCGGGCGCGCTCGATACGCTCGGCGACAATCGTGCAACGTTATTGGCGAACTTGCCTGAAGCGGTCAAAGCGGCCGAGCAAGCCGCGAGTGATGCCGCGGCCGGTCAGGATGATTTGTTTGGCGGGGGGGAAGTGAGCGTCGACGTGTCTCGTCGGACGTTTACCGTCAGTGAAATGGTTGAGCGCGAGCGTTTGGTCGCAGAGAAAGAGGCGCTTGGGTTGTGGTTGACCGGGCATCCGGTCGATGTCTACCGCAACGAACTCGATGCCCTGGTGGGCGGCGATTTATTGCAGATTTTGGGCCCGCCCAAACCTTCCGGTTCCGGCGGCTATGGGGCAAAACGCAACGTGCTGGTCGGCGGGCTGGTTGGTGATTTTCGCAAGCGGGGGAATCGCGTCAGTTTCCGACTCGAGGATCGTTCTGCGCGGTTGGAGGTGGTGTTGTTTGAAGACGTATACGAGCGTTACCGACACTTACTCCAGGCCGATCAAGTGGTATTGGTTGAAGGCGGCTTGCGTTACGATGACTTCTTAAACGACTGGAGTCTGCGCGCCTCGCGCGTTGAGGAATTGAGCGCCGCTCGTCAGCGCTACGCAAGTCACGTAGTGGTGCTTTGGAACCAGTCCATTGCGCAACAATCTCCCATGTTTGTGCAAGATTTGCAGTCGGCGTTGCAGCGCGCCGACGGCCCTTGCCCGGTGAGCGTCGAGTATCGCGGTGCTCGGGCCGCCGCGCGTTTAGCGCTCGGTGAGCAATGGCGGGTCAAACCCACCACGGAACTGCTGGAAGAACTGGCGGGCCTGGTCGGCGACAACGGTGTCAAAGTGGTGTATCCGCCGGGTGTTGCAAAATCGGGCGGCTTCGGTAATGGTTCGTCTTCCTACACCTCGCACTGAGCAGTCCGTATCATGAATCTGAAATTTCTCGATTTCGAACAGCCTATCGCGGTTCTCGAAGCCAAAATTGATGAATTGCGGTATGTGATCGACGATCCCGATGTGGATATTGGTGAAGCGATTGCCAGTCTGCGCGATGAGAGCGACCGTCTCACAGCGTCCATATTCTCCAAGCTGTCGCCGTGGCAAATCACGCAACTCGCGCGGCATCCACAACGGCCCTACATGCTCGATTACGCCGAGCGAATTTTTGACGATTTTCAGGTGTTGCATGGCGACCGCGCCTATTCGGATGATCCGGCCATTGTGGGCGGGCTCGCGACGTTTAACGATCGACCGGTAATGTTAATCGGACACCAAAAGGGACGGGAGACCAAAGAAAAGGTGCGACGTAATTTCGGCATGCCGCGACCGGAGGGGTATCGCAAAGCGCTGCGACTGATGCGTATGGCCGAAAAATTTGGCTTACCCATCTTCACATTCATTGATACGCCGGGCGCCTATCCGGGGGTCGGTGCGGAAGAGCGCGGTCAAAGCGAAGCGATCGCGCAAAATCTTAAGGCGATGGCCACGCTCAACACGCCCATCGTCTGCACGGTAATCGGAGAAGGTGGGTCCGGTGGTGCGTTGGCCATCGGCGTGGGCGATCGAGTGCTGATGCTCGGCTACTCGGTGTATTCTGTGATCAGCCCTGAAGGTTGCGCATCGATTCTCTGGAAGAGCGCCGAGAAAGCCGAAACCGCGGCCGAGGCGATGGGCTTGACCGCAGATAAAATCATGCAAAACGGATTGATCGATGCCGTTGTGCAAGAACCGTTGGGTGGCGCACACCGCGATCCTGACGCCATGGCACAGAGCGTTGGCGCCAAGCTTGCCGAGGCCCTCGCCGAGGTGGAGGCGCTGAGTCCGGCTGAGCGCTCAGCGGAACGCGTGCGACGACTGGCTGCCATGGGGCAGTTCCAGGGTTAACTGCCGGGCGACGCGGAAGGCGCCTCACCATGATGCCAATCACGATAGACGCTGTGCGTACAGTGCTTGCGCGCTATGGTATTGAGCCGCCGTCCACAGTCGTCTGTGCCGTCAGTGGCGGATTGGATTCGATGGTGCTGGCGCATGTGCTCAAGCGCGCGGGGTTCAACGTACACGCGGTTCATATTAATCATTCCGCACAGGCATCCTCCGACGACTGGGCACGGTGGGTGACCGAACGCATGCAACGGCTCGAGGTGCCGGTGACGGTGAGTCGGTTGGCCCCCATTGTGGGCGGCAATCGTGAAGAACGTTGGCGCCATGCTCGTGCTGAGATCTTTCGCGATGCGTTGGCAGCCAACGGTGTCCTTGTGACGGCCCATCACTTGGACGATCAGGCGGAAACTCTGTTGTTGCAATTGCTGAGAGGCGCCGGATCTCAGGGCCTGCAGGGCATGCCCGAACGGGCGTATCTCGATAGCACGAGGCAGCACGTACGGCCATTGCTCGCCTACTCTCGAGCCGCGTTAGCGCTCTATGCAAAACAGCATCGTGTCGAGTGGCTGGAAGATCCGTCCAATCAGGACGAATCGTTCGATCGAAATTTCATTCGCCACAGCGTCTTGCCGCTGTTGGAAACGCGTTGGCAGGCCGCGCGTACGACCCTCGCGCGCAGTGCGGCACTGTTGTCCGAGGCCAATGCGCTGGCGGAATCGCTGGCGAGGGTGGATATCGGCGAGGGCGCGAAGGTGGATCGACTCGACGTATCCGCTTTGCTTCACTTGGATGACGCGCGTTTCGCCAACGCGGTGCGTGTGTGGATTCGCACTTTGCCTGAACGATTGCCCGCCCAAAAGCGCCTGCTTGAGGCGCTTCGCCAGTGGCGCGAAGCGGGCGTTGATCGCATGCCGTCGCTCGACCTCGAAGGCGGGGTGGTGCAACGCTACCGGCAGCAGCTTGTGTATGTTCGCCATGAGGCACCGCCACCCGATTGGTTCGGCGAAATTCGCGGTCCCGGTTCGCTCGACCTGCCATCGTCTCTGGGTCAGCTCAAGCTTGCTGTTGCGGCATCCGCCGCGTCCGAACGCGGCATCTTGCTGTCGTCGCGTGCCGGTCATCCAGTGTTCACGGTACGCTTTCGTCAGGGCGGGGAGCGTCTGCGCCGGGCCTCTGGGCAACACCAAACGCTCAAGCAGTACCTTCAAGAACACGCGGTGCCACCGGCGCATCGGTCACGCCTGCCGCTGCTCTTCATTGACGGCGAGCTCGTGGCCGTGGCGGATCGATGGGTCGATGCGCGCTTTCGGCCAGGTCCGCATGACCCTCCGAAAAAAGTGTTTGTTTTATCCTGGCTACTCGACGCGACCGAAGCAGCAAAATAGCTGGGGGAATAAGAGCTTCCGTCGTTCTATTCATTTAATTTATGCGCCGTGGGCGAGACGCATCCTTGCCGATTACCCGTTGTATGACTTGAGGCCTTAGGCTAACATTGACCTCCGTCGTGGGGCGTTGATCCCAGCGCCTTTTTATTGACGGAGTTCCCATGTCTCGCTTTATTTTTGTAACCGGCGGTGTTGTCTCATCTTTGGGCAAAGGCATCGTAGCCTCGTCGTTGGGCGCCATTCTCGAAGCGCGCGGACTCTCCGTGAGCATGATTAAGCTCGATCCGTACATCAACGTTGATCCGGGCACGATGAGCCCGTTCCAACACGGCGAGGTTTTTGTCACCGAGGACGGCGCCGAAACGGATCTGGATCTCGGTCACTACGAGCGCTTTGTGCGCACGACGACGAGCCGGCATAGCAATTTCACTACCGGGCGCATTTACGAGAGCGTCATTCGCAAAGAACGTCGCGGCGATTATCTGGGCGGCACCGTTCAAGTGATTCCACACGTCACGGACGAAATTATCGCGTCGATTAAGCGCGGGTCGGGTGACGCGGATATCTGCATGGTCGAAGTGGGCGGTACGGTGGGCGACATCGAGTCGTTGCCGTTTCTAGAAGCCATTCGTCAGTGCGGGGTGGAGATGGGCTCGGAGAATGTGCTGTATGTGCACCTCACGCTTGTACCCTATATCGCCGTTGCGCGAGAGCTGAAAACCAAACCGACTCAACATTCCGTTAAAGAGTTGCGGTCG encodes:
- the rnhB gene encoding ribonuclease HII translates to MPQILTAGVDEAGRGPLAGPVVAAAVILPDDHRIQGIDDSKKLSVTARQRLAVEIKARAVCFAIASCGPREIDELNILQASLLAMSRAIDSLSVVPTRALIDGNRCPTMTGSITLEAVVGGDGLHACIGAASILAKVHRDQQMLKLDRDFPEYGFARHKGYPTAQHREALRAWGPTVHHRKSYRPVREAIERAALHRVEEIVRD
- the tilS gene encoding tRNA lysidine(34) synthetase TilS, producing MMPITIDAVRTVLARYGIEPPSTVVCAVSGGLDSMVLAHVLKRAGFNVHAVHINHSAQASSDDWARWVTERMQRLEVPVTVSRLAPIVGGNREERWRHARAEIFRDALAANGVLVTAHHLDDQAETLLLQLLRGAGSQGLQGMPERAYLDSTRQHVRPLLAYSRAALALYAKQHRVEWLEDPSNQDESFDRNFIRHSVLPLLETRWQAARTTLARSAALLSEANALAESLARVDIGEGAKVDRLDVSALLHLDDARFANAVRVWIRTLPERLPAQKRLLEALRQWREAGVDRMPSLDLEGGVVQRYRQQLVYVRHEAPPPDWFGEIRGPGSLDLPSSLGQLKLAVAASAASERGILLSSRAGHPVFTVRFRQGGERLRRASGQHQTLKQYLQEHAVPPAHRSRLPLLFIDGELVAVADRWVDARFRPGPHDPPKKVFVLSWLLDATEAAK
- the dnaE gene encoding DNA polymerase III subunit alpha translates to MIEFVHLRVHSEYSLVDSVVRIKPLMQALSARGMPAVAITDESNLFALVKAYRAAANAGIKMILGADIWVVSDHEDAQAFRMTLLCQNAAGYTRLSELMSKAYLQGQFRGKPRVRREWLTPASCDGLIALSGGYQGELAQSVGDASDFDRRAAGFETLFPGRFYVEVSRTGAPEEEDYLHKVVPLAAARSLPLVATNSVRFIDQDDFEAHEARVCIHEGYTLDDERRPRQTTEAQYLRSPGEMAALFDDLPEALANTVEIARRCNLELTLGKSVLPDFPVPAGETIESHLRNESFNGLTQRIGDHPPIALEQYHQRLDVELEVINNMGFPGYFLIVADFTRWSRENDVPVGPGRGSGAGSLVAFCLGITDLDPLEHDLLFERFLNPERVSMPDFDIDFCMDGRDRVIDYVATRYGRDHVAQIITYGTMAARAVVRDVGRVLGYGYNFVDRIAKLIPFEIGMTLDAALKQDAELKKLYAEDSEVTTLIDLARRLEGLARNAGKHAGGVVIAPSPLTDFTPLYCEEGGANVVTQLDKDDVEAAGLVKFDFLGLRTLTILDWATKTINGLREKSGEKPLDMNTIPMDDPATFDLLKRCATTAVFQLESHGMKDLIKRLQPDRFDDIVALVALFRPGPLQSGMVDDFIKRKHGEEEVVYPHPKLRTILEPTYGVILYQEQVMQIAQVLANYSLGGADILRRAMGKKKPEEMAKQREVFTQGAVEQGVELKTATYIFDLMEKFAGYGFNKSHSAAYALLSYQTAWQKAHYPAAFMAAVLSSDLDNTDKILTLIEDCRDMQLEVLVPNINQGRYQFTVAGDNRIHYGLGGIKGVGKAAVVSMLDVRDAEGPFTSLDDLCQRIDLSSVNKRVLEALIKSGALDTLGDNRATLLANLPEAVKAAEQAASDAAAGQDDLFGGGEVSVDVSRRTFTVSEMVERERLVAEKEALGLWLTGHPVDVYRNELDALVGGDLLQILGPPKPSGSGGYGAKRNVLVGGLVGDFRKRGNRVSFRLEDRSARLEVVLFEDVYERYRHLLQADQVVLVEGGLRYDDFLNDWSLRASRVEELSAARQRYASHVVVLWNQSIAQQSPMFVQDLQSALQRADGPCPVSVEYRGARAAARLALGEQWRVKPTTELLEELAGLVGDNGVKVVYPPGVAKSGGFGNGSSSYTSH
- a CDS encoding acetyl-CoA carboxylase carboxyltransferase subunit alpha, whose translation is MNLKFLDFEQPIAVLEAKIDELRYVIDDPDVDIGEAIASLRDESDRLTASIFSKLSPWQITQLARHPQRPYMLDYAERIFDDFQVLHGDRAYSDDPAIVGGLATFNDRPVMLIGHQKGRETKEKVRRNFGMPRPEGYRKALRLMRMAEKFGLPIFTFIDTPGAYPGVGAEERGQSEAIAQNLKAMATLNTPIVCTVIGEGGSGGALAIGVGDRVLMLGYSVYSVISPEGCASILWKSAEKAETAAEAMGLTADKIMQNGLIDAVVQEPLGGAHRDPDAMAQSVGAKLAEALAEVEALSPAERSAERVRRLAAMGQFQG